The Magnetococcus marinus MC-1 genome contains the following window.
GGTGCGGCAGTGGCAAGAGCTCTTTTATGAGCGCCGTTATTCTGAGTCGGACATGACGGTTCACCCCGATTTTGTGCAGTTGGCCCAGGCTTATGGCGCCACCGGCATGATGACGGCCCGTCCGGCTGAGGTAAGTGGCATCATTGAAAAGGCGCTGGCCATTGATGGACCGGTATTGATGGATTTTCGGGTCAATCGCGAAGCCAATGTCTATCCTATGGTGCCCGCCGGTGCGGCCCTTAACGAAATGATCCTGCTGTAAGGGGGCGTGTCATGAAACATGTGCTTTCGGTGTTGGTGGAGAATGAAGCGGGTGTGTTGACGCGGGTTTCCGGCCTTTTTTCAGCCCGTGGTTTTAATATTGAGAGTCTCACCGTGGCTCCGGTAGGGGATGGAGAGACCTCCCGCATTACCCTTGTGACCACGGGCGAGGATAATATTATTGAGCAGATCATCAAGCAGCTCCACAAGCTGGTGCCGGTTATTCAGGTTCACGACCTGACCGACCGTTCCCATGTGGAGCGGGAGTTGAT
Protein-coding sequences here:
- the ilvN gene encoding acetolactate synthase small subunit, whose protein sequence is MKHVLSVLVENEAGVLTRVSGLFSARGFNIESLTVAPVGDGETSRITLVTTGEDNIIEQIIKQLHKLVPVIQVHDLTDRSHVERELMMVKVDAEREVRAEVLRIADIFRSRVVDATPNTFVVEVTGSSDKLDACLNLLTPLGVVEVVRTGKVAMARGPKRMKEVLPA